A region of Pyxidicoccus trucidator DNA encodes the following proteins:
- a CDS encoding RCC1 domain-containing protein, producing the protein MKCIAVSKWSGVLTLLVGLLLGVGCGQPTSLAETEGIQASAVARMRPRARIATGAQHSLAIRSDGKVWTAGDNRYGQLGTGDFTSSSTPVQAQGLAGVTAVAGGMSHSVALRSNGTVWTWGANGRGQLGDGTHHTRTTPVQVPGLIGATSVAAGGYYTLVAKTDGTVWAWGDNSFGQLGDGTTTSRPAPVQVQGLSGIVAVSTSAETSLAIRADGTLWSWGRNFAGQLGNGTYADSPLPVQVQGMTGVVAASVGRMSAFAVRSDGSLWGWGSDITLGGIRTTPTQLESLTGCIDVVVGNSSSRVIKTDGTVWSWGMNETGELGDGTKQSRSLPVQVPGLTGVSAVAAGHEHVLALRSDGSIWGWGSNRDGQLANGAVTRNAVPAPVQGGLTGALSAAAGNMHSLLLNHDGTVWAWGQNEYGQLGDGTQTRRTEPIQVPGLDGVAAISAGGHASLALRHDGSVWEWGQGSMTPHLVPGLPPIVAISVSWSHALALADDGTVWAWGQNNAGNLGDGTTLMRWIPVKVLSLDRVVKVAAANELSLAIRQDGTAWAWGQNADGQLGDGTTENRHTPVRVQTLTDVIAIAGGDYHAMALKSDGSGWSWGQDYQRAGMRSQESEDLLPVPMSVSGLLDVVSGPSLAMATTLDSRVWASGRNHRGQLGDGTTASRFNPVLVQGITTGVTALAVGGEHMLAIQPDGTAWAWGNNSDGQLGYGEPLDKLVPIRTQLP; encoded by the coding sequence ATGAAATGCATTGCGGTATCGAAGTGGAGCGGAGTCCTGACCCTGTTGGTGGGACTCCTTCTGGGCGTGGGTTGTGGTCAGCCCACGTCGCTGGCGGAGACAGAAGGCATCCAGGCATCAGCGGTTGCCCGGATGCGGCCACGGGCGCGCATCGCCACGGGCGCGCAGCACTCCCTGGCCATCCGTTCGGATGGGAAGGTGTGGACCGCGGGGGACAACAGGTACGGGCAGCTCGGCACAGGTGACTTCACCAGCTCCTCGACTCCAGTCCAGGCGCAGGGCCTGGCGGGGGTGACCGCGGTGGCTGGAGGCATGAGCCACTCCGTGGCGCTTCGCTCCAACGGCACGGTCTGGACCTGGGGCGCCAACGGGCGGGGCCAGCTGGGTGACGGCACCCACCACACCCGCACCACGCCGGTCCAGGTCCCAGGGCTCATCGGTGCCACCTCCGTGGCGGCCGGCGGGTACTACACGCTCGTGGCGAAGACCGACGGCACCGTCTGGGCCTGGGGAGACAACAGCTTCGGCCAGCTCGGAGATGGCACGACCACCTCGCGCCCTGCGCCCGTCCAGGTCCAGGGGCTGTCCGGCATCGTGGCCGTTTCGACGAGCGCCGAGACCTCCCTGGCCATCCGCGCGGATGGAACCTTGTGGAGCTGGGGACGGAACTTCGCGGGGCAGCTCGGCAACGGCACGTACGCCGACAGCCCCCTTCCCGTCCAGGTCCAGGGGATGACGGGCGTCGTCGCAGCGTCGGTGGGGCGCATGAGCGCGTTCGCCGTCCGATCGGATGGCTCCCTCTGGGGCTGGGGCTCGGACATCACCCTCGGAGGAATACGGACAACGCCGACCCAACTCGAGAGCCTGACGGGCTGCATCGATGTCGTCGTCGGCAACTCCTCCAGCCGAGTCATCAAGACCGACGGCACGGTGTGGAGCTGGGGCATGAACGAAACGGGCGAGCTGGGCGATGGCACCAAGCAGTCCCGCTCGCTTCCCGTCCAGGTGCCAGGGCTCACGGGCGTCTCGGCGGTCGCGGCGGGTCATGAGCATGTGCTGGCGCTGCGCTCGGATGGCTCCATCTGGGGCTGGGGCAGCAATCGCGATGGCCAGCTCGCGAACGGAGCCGTCACCCGCAATGCCGTTCCCGCGCCCGTGCAGGGCGGACTGACGGGGGCGCTCTCCGCGGCGGCGGGCAACATGCATTCACTGCTTCTCAACCATGATGGAACAGTCTGGGCCTGGGGACAGAACGAGTACGGGCAGTTGGGCGATGGAACGCAGACGCGGCGAACCGAGCCCATCCAGGTGCCCGGGCTCGACGGCGTCGCCGCCATCAGTGCGGGAGGGCACGCCTCGCTCGCATTGCGGCATGACGGCTCGGTCTGGGAATGGGGACAGGGAAGCATGACACCCCACCTGGTTCCAGGCCTGCCCCCCATCGTCGCCATCTCCGTGAGCTGGAGCCATGCCCTGGCGCTCGCCGATGACGGGACTGTCTGGGCCTGGGGACAGAACAACGCCGGCAATCTGGGCGACGGCACGACCCTCATGCGCTGGATTCCCGTCAAGGTCCTGAGCCTGGACAGGGTCGTGAAGGTGGCCGCGGCGAACGAGCTCTCGCTCGCCATCCGGCAGGACGGCACGGCCTGGGCCTGGGGGCAGAACGCCGACGGGCAGCTTGGCGACGGCACGACGGAAAACAGACACACCCCCGTCCGGGTGCAGACACTGACGGATGTCATTGCCATCGCGGGAGGCGACTACCACGCCATGGCCCTGAAGTCCGACGGCAGCGGGTGGTCCTGGGGCCAGGACTACCAGCGCGCGGGGATGCGGAGCCAGGAGAGTGAGGACCTGCTCCCTGTTCCCATGAGCGTCAGCGGACTGCTCGACGTGGTCTCCGGCCCCTCTCTGGCCATGGCGACGACCCTCGACAGCCGCGTGTGGGCCAGCGGCCGCAACCACCGGGGCCAGCTCGGCGACGGCACCACGGCCTCCCGCTTCAACCCCGTCCTCGTCCAGGGAATCACCACGGGTGTGACGGCCCTCGCGGTCGGCGGCGAGCACATGCTGGCCATCCAGCCGGACGGCACCGCGTGGGCCTGGGGCAACAACTCGGATGGACAGCTGGGGTATGGCGAGCCGCTCGACAAGCTCGTCCCCATCCGCACCCAGCTGCCCTGA
- a CDS encoding saccharopine dehydrogenase, which translates to MKDTLRYDAEGAVVLAGGYGVVGGEVSRMLRARHPALPLVLAGRTPSRGAALAAEVGASLQVLDLGGAAPLGFSARAVVALVNDSSDRLLRACLRAGIPFVDITRWTARVQQALALMAVEPPRAPVVMASGWMGGLVPMVSAALARELGGAASVETSILYDLADRAGEDSIEFMDRMHVAFEVTEDGQRRVVEPLTGVRRVELAGRRRRVVRFDTPEQLTLPLVLGARTVSTRIGFTDESATLALQAAQGLGLFHLLRGEGFRGLRRALLRGSGKGGRAVVHIQVSSGGASRTATLVDARGQAHLTAAGATLALERALGLDGDAPPRGVAFPEQHPSPERGLAAVRSLGVELDLQPAMHAEERRAA; encoded by the coding sequence GTGAAGGACACACTCCGGTACGACGCCGAGGGGGCCGTCGTCCTCGCCGGGGGATACGGAGTCGTTGGCGGAGAGGTCTCCCGGATGCTCCGGGCCCGTCATCCCGCGTTGCCGCTGGTGCTGGCCGGGCGGACGCCCTCCCGGGGCGCGGCCCTGGCGGCGGAGGTCGGCGCGTCGCTCCAGGTGCTGGACCTCGGCGGGGCGGCGCCGCTCGGCTTCTCCGCGCGGGCCGTCGTCGCGCTGGTGAACGACTCCTCGGACCGGCTGCTGCGTGCCTGCCTTCGAGCGGGCATTCCCTTCGTGGACATCACCCGCTGGACGGCGCGCGTCCAGCAGGCGCTGGCCTTGATGGCGGTGGAGCCTCCCCGTGCGCCTGTCGTCATGGCCTCCGGGTGGATGGGCGGCCTCGTCCCCATGGTGAGCGCGGCGCTGGCCCGGGAACTGGGAGGCGCGGCCTCCGTCGAGACCTCCATCCTCTACGACCTGGCGGACCGCGCGGGTGAGGACTCCATCGAGTTCATGGACCGCATGCACGTGGCCTTCGAGGTGACGGAGGACGGGCAGCGCCGGGTGGTGGAGCCGCTGACCGGAGTGCGCCGCGTCGAGCTGGCGGGCCGTCGCCGCCGGGTGGTCCGGTTCGACACGCCCGAGCAGCTCACGCTCCCCCTGGTCCTCGGCGCGCGGACGGTCTCCACGCGCATCGGCTTCACGGACGAGTCGGCCACGCTCGCGCTCCAGGCCGCCCAGGGGCTGGGCCTCTTCCATCTGCTCCGAGGCGAGGGCTTCCGGGGCCTGCGCCGAGCCCTGCTGCGCGGCTCCGGCAAGGGGGGCCGCGCGGTGGTCCACATCCAGGTCTCCTCCGGCGGAGCGTCGCGCACGGCCACGCTGGTGGATGCGCGGGGGCAGGCCCATCTGACGGCGGCGGGAGCCACCCTGGCCCTGGAGCGTGCGCTCGGCCTGGATGGAGACGCCCCGCCTCGCGGCGTTGCCTTCCCGGAGCAGCACCCGTCGCCCGAGCGAGGGCTCGCGGCGGTGCGCTCGCTGGGTGTGGAGCTCGACCTCCAGCCCGCCATGCACGCGGAGGAGCGGCGGGCGGCATGA
- a CDS encoding TetR/AcrR family transcriptional regulator has translation MSTRGASPKGQERSEAILDAAERLLVDEGHAALSLRGVAQRAGIRLGNLQYYFATREELVRALLARVLARARARLEERMRAAGDSAGALDKALALLLEDQLDPASNRLFYDLWALAAREPTIASELRVFYAHYTEEVAELLLKAAPKLPRAEAVVRAELLVALLEGLSLFRSGTVGAPTRRTEAELRRWVSWLAEGDKPAPPTPGRSGRKSPG, from the coding sequence ATGAGCACGCGAGGCGCATCTCCCAAGGGGCAGGAGCGGAGCGAAGCCATCCTCGACGCAGCGGAGCGACTGCTCGTGGACGAGGGCCACGCGGCCCTCTCGCTGCGCGGAGTCGCCCAGCGGGCGGGCATCCGGCTGGGCAACCTGCAGTACTACTTCGCCACCCGCGAGGAGCTGGTGCGGGCCCTGCTCGCGCGCGTCCTGGCGCGGGCGAGAGCGCGGCTCGAGGAGCGGATGCGCGCGGCGGGAGACTCGGCCGGGGCGCTCGACAAGGCGCTGGCCTTGTTGCTGGAAGACCAGCTCGACCCCGCCAGCAACCGGCTCTTCTATGACTTGTGGGCGCTGGCGGCGCGGGAGCCCACCATCGCCTCGGAGCTTCGGGTCTTCTACGCGCACTACACCGAAGAAGTCGCGGAGCTGCTGCTCAAGGCGGCGCCGAAGCTGCCTCGCGCCGAGGCCGTCGTGCGGGCGGAGCTGCTCGTGGCCCTGCTGGAAGGGCTGTCGCTCTTCCGCTCCGGGACGGTCGGCGCACCCACGCGGCGGACGGAAGCCGAGCTGCGGCGATGGGTGTCCTGGCTCGCCGAGGGGGACAAGCCCGCACCGCCCACGCCAGGACGGAGCGGCCGGAAGTCCCCCGGATGA
- a CDS encoding aspartyl/asparaginyl beta-hydroxylase domain-containing protein, whose product MPDEWMLQVTRMTRQRIIELAMQGGYFDAVMRSGHELERVKEYLRILSGQQPAPPVTPGLEPTILPPFPGLAQRPWYEPPPPAAAALERCADAVERDLARLENAELRHYEGLIVQSGRWTVHSVFFGGERWDRLFRPELAMEETAEVVQSMDGECTAFPLSDVVFSAHEAGTRLTPHCSWDGFRLRLHLGLRIPEGCGIRVGPESRQWERGRVLAFQDAFEHETWNRSQERRVVLIVDCWHPDLTLPEREALLGLTRKLEVRSLFVPLRLPEEMHPTLFARFAENERTDPLVRRFWRM is encoded by the coding sequence ATGCCAGACGAGTGGATGCTGCAGGTCACCCGGATGACTCGCCAGCGAATCATCGAGCTGGCCATGCAGGGCGGATATTTCGACGCCGTCATGCGCTCCGGACACGAGTTGGAGCGGGTGAAGGAGTACCTGCGCATCCTGTCGGGTCAGCAGCCCGCCCCACCTGTGACGCCAGGTCTGGAGCCCACGATTCTTCCTCCATTCCCCGGCCTGGCGCAGCGGCCCTGGTACGAGCCGCCTCCTCCCGCCGCGGCGGCGCTGGAGCGCTGCGCGGACGCGGTGGAGCGGGACCTGGCGCGGCTCGAGAACGCCGAGCTGAGGCACTACGAGGGCCTCATCGTCCAGTCAGGCCGGTGGACCGTGCACTCCGTCTTCTTCGGCGGAGAGCGCTGGGACAGGCTCTTCCGGCCCGAGCTGGCCATGGAGGAGACCGCCGAGGTCGTGCAGTCGATGGATGGTGAGTGTACGGCCTTCCCGCTGAGCGACGTGGTCTTCTCCGCGCACGAGGCGGGCACGCGGTTGACGCCCCACTGCAGCTGGGACGGCTTCCGGCTCCGGCTTCACCTCGGCCTGCGGATTCCGGAGGGCTGCGGCATCCGCGTGGGCCCGGAGTCGCGGCAGTGGGAGCGGGGCCGCGTGCTGGCCTTCCAGGATGCGTTCGAGCACGAGACCTGGAACCGGAGCCAGGAGCGCCGCGTGGTGCTCATCGTCGATTGCTGGCACCCGGACCTGACGCTGCCCGAGCGCGAGGCCCTGCTGGGGCTGACGCGGAAGCTCGAGGTGCGGAGCCTGTTCGTCCCGCTCCGCCTCCCCGAGGAAATGCACCCGACACTCTTTGCCCGCTTCGCGGAGAACGAGCGCACCGACCCGCTCGTGCGGCGCTTCTGGCGCATGTGA
- a CDS encoding InlB B-repeat-containing protein, whose protein sequence is MAVAAVCLFACTGDAPRPPAGPPDEPASFQLTLTRTGAGTITSSPTGVSCGTTCSASFTRGTAVTLTAEPAAGYSFGGWSGGGCTGTAACTTTLTADTTVEAGFTPVVVTGTQYISLSLAAGPTAEKVPLRTGVPLPMGALADLSALRLETGDGSQEVPAQFDAISRWPDGSIKVALTHLVTDLGAARSYRVAYGAGVARAALPREVALSGSPSTELTVDTGLVKFAVSSKGVITRLWRDANGNGTFEAGEQLIDAGDLFMVNAYDNLEYTASAATDAVVTVEESGPLRAVIKAQGSLTNGSGARLIKYLVRYYAHQGSDKVDVEVSVIDDRLEANVQTTPTSFAIAARAMGMRWRYLSDGAADYRFGGEGGVAYGAKVSGEHYLLQKGQFHFEDGFDQGHTFSYSGVGTGAKASGWVALDSGSRHLALMVRDFWQQFPSELSVNGNTLTASLFPARGGTAETTQPVLSGVTYRRAESMYFTRPGGAKTYQLRLAFGAGTPTTSALHALNDSYQRHRLELMATPEWYVSSGVFGDLNVGTPTGANKGYDAFLMQDIYERSIEKSDGNATMFGWRDYGDRLRGGWALEINDVRVPSFYNDTHVGANNFFTQFLRSGDPRWFQLADISTRHFMDVDVSHGPRAGYWSTGGTPQPAGEVHAINHENVDHQVRNLHWGHAHVSGLSNNYLLTGDKRSLDVLTEIANWWKFVSPYFFKLPFKTADIYREAERDYGWPLYVMNEYVRVTGDATYHKDVAGGLVNYLIQWFRTPLNHVGYSPATGSVSNTVLGVNDASQGTGYWTMSKMDNNGGYNATGTNPWMAGALMGNIIKFREADLRFAAAGKASGVSQPLLIDMLLQGMNYVVKHGYDSGKKYFVYSEVTRGYSGGDTHIIYALGYLDRLYKQELAAGRLTNPGWYDTQGTWGTIAARRYDELQGTTVGASTQSYGFYGYELVYPADFFSVMKDTLGR, encoded by the coding sequence ATGGCAGTCGCAGCCGTGTGCCTTTTCGCCTGCACCGGCGACGCTCCCCGACCTCCCGCAGGACCGCCTGATGAGCCCGCCTCATTCCAGCTGACGCTCACCCGCACCGGGGCCGGCACCATCACCTCCAGTCCCACCGGCGTGTCGTGCGGCACCACCTGCTCGGCCTCGTTCACCCGAGGCACCGCCGTCACCCTGACCGCGGAGCCCGCGGCGGGCTACAGCTTCGGTGGCTGGAGCGGAGGCGGCTGCACCGGCACGGCCGCCTGCACCACCACCCTCACCGCCGACACCACCGTGGAGGCCGGCTTCACACCGGTGGTCGTCACCGGTACCCAGTACATCTCCCTGAGCCTTGCCGCGGGCCCGACCGCCGAGAAGGTCCCGCTGCGCACGGGGGTTCCCCTGCCGATGGGGGCGCTGGCCGACCTCTCCGCGCTGCGGCTGGAAACCGGCGATGGCAGCCAGGAAGTGCCGGCGCAGTTCGACGCAATCTCGCGCTGGCCCGACGGCTCCATCAAGGTGGCGCTGACGCACCTCGTGACCGACCTCGGCGCCGCCCGGTCCTACCGCGTGGCCTATGGCGCCGGCGTGGCTCGGGCCGCGCTGCCGCGCGAGGTGGCCCTCAGTGGCAGCCCGTCGACCGAGCTCACCGTCGATACCGGCCTGGTGAAGTTCGCCGTCAGCAGCAAGGGTGTCATCACCCGGCTCTGGCGAGATGCCAACGGCAACGGCACGTTCGAGGCCGGTGAGCAGCTCATCGACGCTGGCGACCTGTTCATGGTCAACGCCTACGACAACCTCGAGTACACGGCCTCCGCGGCCACCGACGCGGTCGTCACCGTGGAAGAAAGCGGGCCGCTGCGGGCGGTCATCAAGGCCCAGGGCTCGCTCACCAACGGCAGCGGCGCCCGGCTCATCAAGTACCTGGTCCGCTATTACGCGCACCAGGGCTCCGACAAGGTCGACGTCGAGGTCTCCGTCATCGATGACCGCCTCGAGGCCAACGTCCAGACCACACCCACGTCGTTTGCCATTGCGGCCAGGGCCATGGGCATGCGCTGGCGCTACCTCTCCGACGGCGCGGCCGACTACCGCTTCGGAGGTGAAGGCGGCGTGGCGTATGGCGCGAAGGTGTCCGGCGAGCACTACCTGTTGCAGAAGGGCCAGTTCCATTTCGAGGACGGCTTCGACCAGGGCCACACCTTCAGCTACAGCGGCGTGGGCACGGGGGCCAAGGCCTCCGGTTGGGTGGCACTGGATTCCGGCAGCCGTCACCTGGCCCTGATGGTCCGGGACTTCTGGCAGCAGTTCCCGAGCGAGCTGAGCGTCAACGGCAACACCCTGACGGCCTCCCTGTTCCCGGCGCGTGGCGGGACTGCCGAAACCACGCAGCCGGTACTGTCAGGCGTCACCTATCGCCGCGCGGAGAGCATGTACTTCACGCGGCCGGGCGGGGCGAAGACCTACCAATTGCGCCTGGCTTTCGGGGCCGGCACGCCCACCACCAGCGCCCTCCATGCGCTGAACGACAGCTATCAGCGCCACCGGCTGGAGCTGATGGCCACTCCGGAGTGGTACGTCTCGTCGGGTGTCTTCGGCGACCTGAATGTCGGCACCCCGACCGGGGCGAACAAGGGCTACGACGCCTTCCTGATGCAAGACATCTACGAGCGGAGCATCGAGAAGTCGGATGGCAATGCCACCATGTTCGGCTGGCGCGACTACGGCGACCGGCTGCGGGGAGGCTGGGCGCTTGAAATCAATGACGTGCGAGTGCCCAGTTTCTACAATGACACCCACGTCGGTGCGAACAACTTCTTCACGCAGTTCCTGCGCAGTGGAGACCCGCGCTGGTTCCAGTTGGCCGATATCAGCACCCGTCACTTCATGGACGTCGACGTGTCCCATGGTCCTCGTGCCGGCTACTGGTCCACGGGCGGCACGCCGCAGCCGGCGGGCGAGGTGCACGCCATCAACCATGAGAACGTGGACCATCAGGTCCGCAACCTGCATTGGGGCCACGCGCATGTGAGCGGCCTGAGCAACAACTACCTGCTCACTGGCGACAAGCGCTCGCTCGACGTGCTCACGGAGATTGCCAACTGGTGGAAGTTCGTCTCGCCCTACTTCTTCAAGCTCCCGTTCAAGACGGCGGACATCTACCGCGAGGCCGAGCGTGACTACGGCTGGCCTCTCTACGTGATGAACGAGTACGTGCGGGTGACGGGTGATGCGACCTACCACAAGGACGTGGCGGGCGGCCTGGTCAACTACCTCATCCAGTGGTTCAGGACCCCGCTCAACCACGTTGGCTACAGCCCGGCCACGGGGAGCGTCTCCAACACCGTCCTCGGGGTGAACGATGCCTCCCAGGGGACGGGCTACTGGACCATGTCGAAGATGGACAACAACGGCGGGTACAACGCCACTGGCACCAACCCCTGGATGGCGGGCGCGCTCATGGGGAACATCATCAAGTTCCGCGAAGCCGACCTGCGGTTCGCTGCGGCGGGCAAGGCCTCGGGGGTGAGCCAGCCGCTGCTCATCGATATGCTGCTGCAGGGCATGAACTACGTGGTCAAGCACGGCTACGACAGCGGCAAGAAGTACTTCGTGTACTCGGAGGTGACTCGCGGCTACAGCGGGGGAGACACCCACATCATCTATGCGCTGGGCTACCTGGACCGCCTGTACAAGCAGGAGCTCGCTGCGGGCCGTCTGACCAATCCGGGTTGGTATGACACCCAGGGCACGTGGGGCACCATTGCCGCCCGTCGCTACGATGAGCTGCAAGGCACCACAGTCGGGGCGAGCACCCAGTCCTATGGGTTCTACGGCTACGAGCTTGTCTATCCGGCCGACTTCTTCAGCGTGATGAAGGACACGCTCGGCCGGTAG
- a CDS encoding helix-turn-helix domain-containing protein, with protein sequence MDISARLARRIRELRDARGLSLDGLAERSGVSRSNISLIERGQSSPTAVVLDKLSAGLGVTVASLFEDGAAPVAEPSPLARPAEQPVWTDPASGYVRRNLSPASHSPLQLVEVRFPAGQRVAYETAAREVETHQQVWMLEGTMEVTVGDAHWRLEAGDCLSMRLDRPIVYRNPTRKPARYLVALATLPFMPTRRNG encoded by the coding sequence ATGGACATCAGCGCCCGTCTGGCCCGTCGCATCCGGGAGCTCCGCGACGCGCGGGGCCTGTCGCTCGACGGGCTGGCGGAACGAAGCGGCGTGAGTCGCTCCAACATCTCGCTCATCGAGCGCGGGCAGAGCAGTCCCACGGCCGTGGTGCTCGACAAGCTTTCCGCCGGCCTGGGCGTCACGGTCGCCTCGTTGTTCGAGGACGGCGCGGCGCCCGTCGCCGAGCCGTCGCCCCTGGCACGTCCGGCGGAGCAGCCGGTGTGGACGGACCCGGCCTCGGGCTACGTCCGGCGCAACCTCTCGCCAGCCTCGCACTCGCCCCTCCAACTCGTGGAGGTCCGCTTCCCCGCCGGCCAGCGTGTCGCCTACGAGACGGCCGCGCGCGAGGTGGAAACCCACCAGCAGGTCTGGATGCTCGAAGGCACCATGGAAGTGACGGTGGGCGACGCGCACTGGCGCCTGGAAGCCGGTGACTGCCTGTCCATGCGGCTGGACCGTCCCATCGTCTACCGGAACCCCACCCGGAAGCCGGCGCGCTACCTCGTCGCGCTGGCGACCCTGCCTTTCATGCCCACCCGGAGGAACGGATGA
- a CDS encoding GNAT family N-acetyltransferase, translating to MTEDVTVRRADAAAATACVEALAEVLIDCVEGGASVSFMPPMTRDKAVAFWRGVAEGVARGERVLLIAEDREGRLVGTVQLLTALPENQPHRADVAKMLVHSRARRRGVAQRLMAALDEVAREEGKTVLVLDTVTGGDAERLYERAGWQRVGVVPKYALMPDGEFCGTTFFYKHL from the coding sequence ATGACCGAGGACGTGACGGTGCGACGTGCCGATGCCGCCGCGGCCACGGCCTGTGTCGAAGCGCTGGCCGAGGTGCTCATCGACTGCGTGGAGGGCGGCGCCTCGGTGAGCTTCATGCCGCCGATGACGCGCGACAAGGCGGTGGCCTTCTGGCGTGGCGTGGCCGAGGGCGTCGCGCGTGGAGAGCGCGTGCTCCTCATCGCCGAGGACCGCGAGGGCCGGCTTGTCGGCACGGTGCAGCTGCTCACGGCACTGCCCGAGAACCAGCCCCACCGCGCCGACGTCGCGAAGATGCTCGTCCACAGCCGGGCCCGTCGCCGTGGCGTCGCGCAGCGGCTGATGGCGGCCCTCGACGAGGTGGCGCGCGAGGAGGGCAAGACGGTGCTGGTGCTCGACACGGTGACGGGCGGCGATGCCGAGCGGCTGTATGAGCGCGCCGGCTGGCAGCGGGTGGGCGTCGTGCCGAAGTACGCGCTGATGCCTGACGGCGAGTTCTGCGGGACGACCTTCTTCTACAAACACCTCTGA
- a CDS encoding S8 family serine peptidase: MKSSQLAWRLTGALVGLSLWVSAPAADAAPRTLLPRPAADKNTQKDLPAGTPVERVVVKFHEGSRVRLRGNALLPLASERSDSERSLLTGRGLNEARLGGEVKSAQALLERIPRAAALRRLFTEDEATLETRKVLGEAESGRQLADLNLYYEVPLVPGTSAERVADVVAALNALDSVEVAYAQPPPEPAMVNFGMDAALRGLLAAADIAPATPFYEGNQGYLNAAPGGVDARYAWGIPGGNGAGIRFVDIEGGWRTTHEDMPGLFTQLGAQFNDLGWRNHGTAVLGEVVGAPNGYGVTGIAHGASAGVSSIGSQSTAAAISSAAAAVGRGGVILIELHAQGPADSTACTCNTSQCNLIAMEYWQDNYDAIATATANGVVVVEAAGNGSANLDDAAYGGRFNRGVRDSGAIVVGGSTSGTRAPMCWTNFGSRVDVHGWGENVTTLGYGNLFASGEDQYYTSSFSGTSSASPIVTGAAISLQGVARARGTGSLDPRYVRRLLASTGTAQAADARNIGPLPDLRRAIQNLPDFVWSQSGAIAGRHCVQWSEGADPHTWNDNFLCSAVDHGIQWSNSGPIGGLRCTQIHEGSEPTAHTWNDNYLCVPTNSLLQLEWSPAGPLPGRQCLQVYEDADPHTWNDNYLCY; the protein is encoded by the coding sequence ATGAAGTCATCTCAACTTGCATGGCGGCTCACCGGCGCGCTGGTAGGGCTGTCCCTGTGGGTCTCTGCTCCCGCCGCGGACGCCGCGCCGCGGACGCTGCTCCCCCGCCCCGCCGCCGACAAGAACACCCAGAAGGACCTGCCCGCGGGCACGCCCGTCGAGCGCGTGGTGGTGAAGTTCCACGAGGGCAGCCGCGTGCGCCTGCGTGGCAATGCCCTGCTGCCCCTGGCCTCGGAGCGCTCCGACTCCGAGCGCTCGCTGCTCACCGGGCGCGGCCTCAACGAGGCCCGCCTCGGTGGTGAAGTGAAGTCCGCGCAGGCCCTGCTGGAGCGGATCCCCCGCGCCGCCGCGCTCCGTCGCCTCTTCACCGAGGATGAGGCCACGCTGGAGACCCGCAAGGTGCTCGGCGAGGCCGAGAGCGGCCGGCAGCTCGCGGACCTCAACCTCTACTACGAAGTCCCGCTGGTGCCCGGCACCTCCGCCGAGCGCGTGGCGGACGTGGTCGCCGCGCTCAACGCGCTGGACAGCGTGGAGGTTGCCTACGCGCAGCCGCCCCCCGAGCCGGCCATGGTGAACTTCGGCATGGACGCGGCCCTGCGCGGGCTGCTCGCCGCCGCGGACATCGCCCCTGCCACGCCGTTCTACGAGGGCAACCAGGGCTACCTCAACGCGGCCCCCGGCGGCGTGGATGCGCGCTACGCCTGGGGCATCCCCGGTGGCAACGGCGCGGGCATCCGCTTCGTGGACATCGAGGGTGGCTGGCGCACCACGCACGAGGACATGCCCGGCCTCTTCACCCAGCTTGGCGCGCAGTTCAACGACCTCGGCTGGCGCAACCACGGCACGGCCGTGCTGGGCGAGGTCGTCGGCGCGCCCAACGGATATGGCGTGACGGGCATCGCCCATGGGGCCTCGGCGGGTGTGTCGTCCATCGGCTCGCAGTCCACGGCCGCGGCCATCTCCAGCGCGGCGGCGGCGGTGGGCCGGGGCGGCGTCATCCTCATCGAGTTGCATGCGCAGGGTCCCGCGGACAGCACCGCGTGTACCTGCAACACCAGCCAGTGCAACCTCATCGCCATGGAGTACTGGCAGGACAACTACGATGCCATCGCCACGGCCACCGCCAATGGCGTGGTGGTGGTGGAGGCGGCGGGCAACGGCAGCGCCAACCTGGACGATGCCGCGTACGGCGGGCGCTTCAACCGCGGCGTCCGGGACTCGGGGGCCATTGTCGTGGGCGGCAGCACCTCCGGCACGCGGGCGCCGATGTGCTGGACGAACTTCGGCTCGCGCGTGGACGTGCACGGCTGGGGTGAGAACGTGACGACCCTGGGCTACGGCAACCTGTTCGCCAGCGGCGAGGACCAGTACTACACGTCCAGCTTCAGCGGCACGTCGAGCGCCTCGCCCATCGTCACGGGCGCGGCCATCAGCCTCCAGGGCGTGGCCCGCGCGCGGGGCACGGGCTCGCTGGACCCCCGGTACGTCCGCCGCCTGCTGGCCTCCACCGGCACGGCCCAGGCCGCCGACGCGCGCAACATCGGTCCGCTGCCGGACCTGCGCCGCGCCATCCAGAACCTGCCGGACTTCGTGTGGTCCCAGTCCGGCGCCATCGCCGGCCGGCACTGCGTGCAATGGAGCGAGGGCGCGGACCCGCACACCTGGAACGACAACTTCCTGTGCTCGGCGGTGGACCACGGCATCCAGTGGAGCAACTCCGGCCCCATCGGCGGCCTGCGCTGCACGCAGATTCACGAGGGCTCCGAGCCCACCGCGCACACGTGGAATGACAACTACCTCTGCGTGCCCACGAACAGCCTGTTGCAGCTGGAGTGGTCGCCCGCCGGCCCGCTGCCGGGCAGGCAGTGCCTCCAGGTGTACGAGGACGCGGACCCGCACACCTGGAACGACAACTACCTCTGCTACTGA